From Prosthecobacter vanneervenii:
ACTCCAACCCAAAAACTCAACCCAAACCATCCCAAGCCATGAAACTCATCCGCACCAATCCCTTCAGCCTCAACCGCGTCTCCGATTTTGACGAATGGTTCCGCCATCCGTTTGCGGGCATGCCTTCCCTGAGCACGCTTTTCAACAACCTCGGCGAGGTCTTCCCCGGCGTGGCCAATGACAAGCTGGCCGTGGATGTGCATGAAGACAAAGACAACTACCTGGCCAGCTTTGAAGTGCCGGGCGTGAAAAAAGAAGACGTGAAGATCGAGCTGAACAACGGCCTGCTGAGCGTGGCCGTGGAGAAGCGTGAGAAGGACGGCGACAAAGAAAGCTCCTACAGCCTGACCCGCTCGGTGTCGGTGCCTGAAGGTGTGAACGCCGAAGCCATCTCTGCGAAGCTCGAAGACGGCATCCTGACGGTGACGCTGCCCAAGCAGGAACGCAGCAAGCCGCGCACGATCACTCTGAACTAACCTGCCCCATCCTACGCAAACCCAATTCCATCCCCCTTATCTTTAAAACTACCATGAACACTACCTGCTCTCCCAGCTCCTGCGCTCCTGCCACCTCCGGCGTGACTGAATCTCTGCGCAAGCCCCTCTATAACGTCAATGGCAACGCCGAAGCGTATGAAGTGCGCGTCGAAATGCCGGGCGTGCCGAAGGGCGGCGTGAAGATTGATCTCGAAGACAGCATCCTGACCATCCGCGGCGAACGCAACGCCACCGTGCCGGAAGGCATGAAGACGCTGCACCGCGAGCTCTCTCCGCTGAGCTACCTCCTCCGCCTGCGCCTCAACACCCCGGTGGATGAGGAACAGATGACGGCCAAGCTCGAAGACGGCGTGCTGACGCTGCGCCTGCCGCTGAAAGAAGTGGCGAAGCCGCGCCAGATCCCCGTGCTGTAATCTCTGAGCTGCCAGCGCCCAAAAAGCCCCCTGCCGCCCGCCTCGCCGAAATGTGTGATGCGGGCGGCCTCTTTTTGTCTTCCAGCGCGGCACGATCTCGGCTACTAGCGTGGCCATGGCCGACTCTTCCTCCTCCCAGCCGTCATTGCAGCAGACCCTCGGTCCCTGGCAGATCATGTTTTACGGTCTGGGGTCCATGCTCGGAGCGGGGATCTACGCACTGATTGGCAAGGCGGCGGCGGGGCTGGGGAATGCCATGTGGCTGGCCTTCATCATGGCGATGGTGGGTGCGCTGCTGACCGGCCTGACGTATGCATGTGTGGGCGGACGATATGCCAAGGCGGGCGGGGCGGCGTATGTGACCCAGCGCGGGCTGGGCAAGCCGCTGCTGAGCTACATCATCGGAATCGCGGTGATGATGAGCGGACTCACGAGCATGGCCACCGGAGCGCAGGCGATCATTGGACAGATCAAGGAGCTGATGGGCTGGCAGCTGGCGGACATGACGGTGAAGCTGTGCGCCATCGGGGTGGTGGGCCTGGTGGGCTGTGTGATCTACCGCGGTCTGAAGGAGAGCATGTGGCTGAACATTCTGTGCACCGTGATCGAAGCCAGCGGGCTGATTTTCATCATCATCATCGGCGTGCGCTACTGGGGCGGGGTGAACTATCTGGAATCTCCGGGGGACACGGCGGCAGGTGGCGCGGGCTCAGGCATCACGATGGCGCTTATCATGCAAGGTGCGGTGCTGACGTTTTATTCGTTCATCGGGTTTGAGGATATTTTGAATGTGAGCGAGGAGGTGAAAAACCCGGGGCGCAATGTGCCTCTGGGGCTGATCGGCGCGATGGTGCTGGCCACGATGATCTATCTGGCGGTGGCGATCACGGCGGTGTCCGTGGTGCCTTGGCAGCAGCTGGCGAAGAGTGATGCGCCGCTGATGGAAGTGGCCCGGCGTGCTGCACCGTGGTTTACGGGAATCAAGCCGGTGTATGCCTTCATCACGATCTTTGCGATCGGGAATACGGCGCTGCTGAACTACCTGATGGGATCGCGGCTGCTGTATGGGATGAGCCGCCAGGGGCTGCTGCCTGCGGTGCTGGGCAAACTGCATCCGACACGGCACTCGCCGCATGTGGCGGTGTTTGTGCTGTTTGGCATCGTGTCGGTGCTGATTTTGAGCGGTGGTGTGAAGCAGCTGGCGGAGTCCACGGTGCTGCTGCTGCTGATTGTTTTCACGGTGGTGAACATCTCGCTGATCATTCTGAAGCGCCGACCTGATGAGCCGAAGGGAGGCTTTGAGCCTCCGGCGTTTGTGCCGGTGCTGGGCGCGCTGGTGTGTGCCTCGCTGATTGTGGTGCGGGTGCAGAGTGGGATCACCAGCACGGATGCGGCACAGCGCACAGCGCCACTGATTGCGGGGGCTGTTATTCTGATCAGCGTGGTGCTATACTTCATTTTGAAGCCCAAGAATCCGGTGGCGCAGGAAGATTGAAGGCAAGCGGTTTTGGCCTTATGGAACACCTCCCATGAGCCAGACCGCCAATCTCCACATCGCCTCCAACATTCCGCTGCCCGCTCCGCGCGGGATGATGAGCGAGATCGCGCCGACGGAAGCGCAGACTGCCTTTGTGGCGCGTTCGCGGCAGGAGATCCGGGACATCCTGTGTGGACAGGACGAGAGGTTCCTTGTCATTCTGGGGCCGTGCTCGATTCATGATCCTGAGGCCGGAATGGAGTACGCGCGCAAGCTGGCGGCGCTGGCTGGAGAGCTGAAGGACAGGCTGTGCATCGTAATGCGCGTGTATTTTGAAAAACCGCGTACCACGGTGGGGTGGAAGGGGCTGATCATGGATCCGCATCTGGACGGGAGCTGCGACATTCCTGCGGGGCTGCGGCTGGCTCGGAAGATCCTGCGTGATGTGCTGGATCTGGGACTGCCGACGGCGACGGAGCTGCTGGACCCCATCACGCCGCAGTACATTGCGGATCTGATCAGCTGGAGCGCGATCGGTGCGCGGACGACGGAGTCGCAGACGCACCGGCAGATGGCGTCGGGTTTGTCCATGCCACTGGGTTTCAAGAACGGGACGTTTGGGCACATCGCGCCCGCGATCAATGCGATCAAGGCGGCGATGCAGCCGCAGACCTTTCTGGGCGTGAGCGAAGATGGCGTGGCCTCTGCGGTGACGACGAGCGGCAATCCGGACTGCCACATCATCCTGCGCGGCGGTGAAGATGGCCCGAACTACGGAGCGGACAATGTGATGGAAACGATCGACGGGCTGGAAGCGGCGAAGCTGAAGCCTGCGATCATGATCGATGCGAGCCATGGCAACTGCGCGAAGGACCACCGGCGGATGCCGGGTGTGTTTCGTGAGATCGTGCGCCAGCGCGCGGCAGGGCAGAAGGCGATCATCGGCGCGATGCTGGAGAGCAATCTGGTGGGCGGGAACCAGAAGTTTCCGCAGCCGGTGGACAAGCTGGTGCGCGGGCAGTCGATCACGGATGCATGCATTGACTGGGAGACGACGGAGGCGCTGCTGAGAGAGGCACGTGAGGCTTTGAAATGACCAAGGACGAATGAAGGATGTGCGTCTTTATTCGAAGGCACATTGAGGTAAGGTCTGGTCATGGACGCTCCTCCCCTTTTGCTCTCTTCAGGCAGGAAGCTTGGCTATGCCGAGTACGGTGATCCTGCGGGGGTGCCGATGTTTTACTTTCATGGCTGGCCGGGGTCGCGGCTGCAGGGGGAGATGCTGGATGAGGTGGGCAAGAAGTTTGGCCTGCGTGTGGTGTCGCCGGATCGCCCTGGCATTGGGCTGTCGGATTTTCAGCCGGGGCGCAGGCTGCTGGACTGGCCTGGGGATATGCGCGAGCTGGCGGCGCATCTGGGGTGGGACAACTTTCATGTGCTGGGTGTGTCGGGTGGCGGGCCGTATGTGCTGGCCTGTGCGCATGCGATGCCGGAGCGGCTGCTGAGCGCGGGCGTGGTCTGCGGCGCGCCACCACTGAGGGAAGTGGGGACGAAGGATCTGCTGTGGGCCTACCGGCTGGCGCTTTGGGCGCAGGACCGGGTGCCGTGGTTTCTGGGGGCCGGGCTGGCTGTGGCGGCGCAGTTTATGCGGCTGCCAGCGGCATCACCTTTTGTAGCAGCGCAGGTATGCAAGATGTGCGAGCGCGACCAGCAGGCCTTTGCGCGACCGGATCTCTACCGCATCCTGACCACGAGCGGGCGTGTGGGGGTCTCCTCGCCGGTGCATGCAGTGAGGCTGGATGGAAACATCTATTCGAGCGACTGGGGGATCGAGCTTGGCAGCGTACGCTTTCCCATGCGTTACTGGCATGGCGGGCGTGACAGCAACATCCCGGTGTCGATGGTGGAGCGGTTTGTGAGGAAGATTCCGAACGCCACGCTGAAGGTGTGGGAGGAGGACGGGCACTACTCGCTGCCGTTTCTGTGCACGGAGGAGATTGTAGAAGAGCTGGTGAGCGGGCGTGTTGAGGCTGTGAAATAGCCCTAGTCTCTTTTTGCGGCTGCAGAAGGTACTCGCGGGCAGGATTGCCCGCACTACTTTGTGGCATGGACGACCTGGAAGCACGGATGCGCGCCGATTTTGAGGAGATCGGACGGACATTCATGCCGTTTGGCAAATACGGGCCGCAGCATTTTCCGCCCAACGGGGTGCCGATCTATGACATCCCGGCGGAGTATCTGGGGTGGTTTGCGAACAAGGCGGGGTTTCCGAAAGGGCGCCTGGGGTTGCTGCTGAAGATGGTGCACCAGATGAAGGCGGATGGGTCCGACATCGTCTTTGACGTGTTTCGGAAGAAACGCGGGCGCACGGACCTCAAGCCGGTGAAGCAGAAGACGTGGAAGTTTGAGGAGTGAAGGGGGCCGCTTCAACAATCAGATGCTCATTAATCGTCAATTGCGCATGCTCCAGGCCAGTGAAAGCCGCTGACGCACGGAGGATTGAAGATTGCCGAACAATCGATTTTTGATTTCCGAGGTGCAGACTTCCCGCGCAGATGTGATGATCTGATCAGATCACTTTATTGTGCGGGCGATGTCACGCACGGATGGGTGGGCCGTACCAGACGTAGCACATCAGGTAAACGATGATGCCGGTGACGGAGACGTAGAGCCAGACGGGGACGGTCCATTTAGCCATGCGCTTGTGCTTGTCGAAGCGGCTCTTCAGGCCGGGAAGGACGGTCATGATGATGAGCGGCAGGCTGAGGATGGCCAGAGGGATGTGGGTGAAGAGGACAGTGAAGTAAATGGGGCGGGAGAGGCCGGTGCCGGCAAACTTCACGTGGCCTGCATGGAAGTGATAGTAGAGGTAGCAGCCGAGGAAGGCGGTGGAGAACAGCAGGGCGATGACCATGCTGACGATGTGCGGCTTTTTGTGGCCGAGTTTGATCATCGTCAGGCCGAGGATGATGTGCAGCAGGGCGCAGCCGTTGAAGATGGTATAGAGCTTGGGGAGTTCGGTGACGTCCATGAGTCAGATCAGTTGGCGAGGGGCTTGTAGGGGTTCTTTTTCTGCTCGTTGAGCAGGTAGCGCAGGTCCTTGCGCAGCTTTTCGTCCCAGAACTTGGCGAACTCGGGGTCGGCATTCAGGATGTCTGCGAGACTGCGCACGTGACCGAGGTGGTCGATGAGGGCCACGCGCAGGTCATGGATGTATTTGTCGTCCGGGGAAAGGCGGTCGGCTTCGGGCATGTCCTGCACAGGGCGGAAATGGACCTGACTGGTCATGAACTTGCGCACGGCATCTTTCTCGCCGTTGACGAACCACCAGTTGGCGTCGTCCTTGATGTCGAGACCGCGGGCGAATTTCTGCATCATCTCGGGGGTGTCGTCTGCATCAAGGGTGACGCTGACGAACTGTACGCCGGGTTCGTTGGCGAATTCCGACTGCAGCTTTTTGAGTTTGGCGATGACGGCCGCGCAGCCGCGAGGGCAGCGGGTGAAGACCCAGGAGATGATGAGGACCTTGCCCTTCAGATCGGCGAGATGGACCTTCTTGCCGCTGCGCTCGGTCAGCTCCAGATCCTTCTCCAG
This genomic window contains:
- a CDS encoding Hsp20/alpha crystallin family protein; this encodes MKLIRTNPFSLNRVSDFDEWFRHPFAGMPSLSTLFNNLGEVFPGVANDKLAVDVHEDKDNYLASFEVPGVKKEDVKIELNNGLLSVAVEKREKDGDKESSYSLTRSVSVPEGVNAEAISAKLEDGILTVTLPKQERSKPRTITLN
- a CDS encoding Hsp20/alpha crystallin family protein; translation: MNTTCSPSSCAPATSGVTESLRKPLYNVNGNAEAYEVRVEMPGVPKGGVKIDLEDSILTIRGERNATVPEGMKTLHRELSPLSYLLRLRLNTPVDEEQMTAKLEDGVLTLRLPLKEVAKPRQIPVL
- a CDS encoding APC family permease, giving the protein MADSSSSQPSLQQTLGPWQIMFYGLGSMLGAGIYALIGKAAAGLGNAMWLAFIMAMVGALLTGLTYACVGGRYAKAGGAAYVTQRGLGKPLLSYIIGIAVMMSGLTSMATGAQAIIGQIKELMGWQLADMTVKLCAIGVVGLVGCVIYRGLKESMWLNILCTVIEASGLIFIIIIGVRYWGGVNYLESPGDTAAGGAGSGITMALIMQGAVLTFYSFIGFEDILNVSEEVKNPGRNVPLGLIGAMVLATMIYLAVAITAVSVVPWQQLAKSDAPLMEVARRAAPWFTGIKPVYAFITIFAIGNTALLNYLMGSRLLYGMSRQGLLPAVLGKLHPTRHSPHVAVFVLFGIVSVLILSGGVKQLAESTVLLLLIVFTVVNISLIILKRRPDEPKGGFEPPAFVPVLGALVCASLIVVRVQSGITSTDAAQRTAPLIAGAVILISVVLYFILKPKNPVAQED
- a CDS encoding 3-deoxy-7-phosphoheptulonate synthase — translated: MSQTANLHIASNIPLPAPRGMMSEIAPTEAQTAFVARSRQEIRDILCGQDERFLVILGPCSIHDPEAGMEYARKLAALAGELKDRLCIVMRVYFEKPRTTVGWKGLIMDPHLDGSCDIPAGLRLARKILRDVLDLGLPTATELLDPITPQYIADLISWSAIGARTTESQTHRQMASGLSMPLGFKNGTFGHIAPAINAIKAAMQPQTFLGVSEDGVASAVTTSGNPDCHIILRGGEDGPNYGADNVMETIDGLEAAKLKPAIMIDASHGNCAKDHRRMPGVFREIVRQRAAGQKAIIGAMLESNLVGGNQKFPQPVDKLVRGQSITDACIDWETTEALLREAREALK
- a CDS encoding alpha/beta fold hydrolase, which translates into the protein MDAPPLLLSSGRKLGYAEYGDPAGVPMFYFHGWPGSRLQGEMLDEVGKKFGLRVVSPDRPGIGLSDFQPGRRLLDWPGDMRELAAHLGWDNFHVLGVSGGGPYVLACAHAMPERLLSAGVVCGAPPLREVGTKDLLWAYRLALWAQDRVPWFLGAGLAVAAQFMRLPAASPFVAAQVCKMCERDQQAFARPDLYRILTTSGRVGVSSPVHAVRLDGNIYSSDWGIELGSVRFPMRYWHGGRDSNIPVSMVERFVRKIPNATLKVWEEDGHYSLPFLCTEEIVEELVSGRVEAVK
- a CDS encoding putative quorum-sensing-regulated virulence factor — protein: MDDLEARMRADFEEIGRTFMPFGKYGPQHFPPNGVPIYDIPAEYLGWFANKAGFPKGRLGLLLKMVHQMKADGSDIVFDVFRKKRGRTDLKPVKQKTWKFEE
- a CDS encoding DUF420 domain-containing protein — protein: MDVTELPKLYTIFNGCALLHIILGLTMIKLGHKKPHIVSMVIALLFSTAFLGCYLYYHFHAGHVKFAGTGLSRPIYFTVLFTHIPLAILSLPLIIMTVLPGLKSRFDKHKRMAKWTVPVWLYVSVTGIIVYLMCYVWYGPPIRA
- a CDS encoding SCO family protein is translated as MNDSPAPAPAKLSPWTIWVPIIIATLGIVVFYNYLIYRSRIDNDANRPAILGRLEKDLELTERSGKKVHLADLKGKVLIISWVFTRCPRGCAAVIAKLKKLQSEFANEPGVQFVSVTLDADDTPEMMQKFARGLDIKDDANWWFVNGEKDAVRKFMTSQVHFRPVQDMPEADRLSPDDKYIHDLRVALIDHLGHVRSLADILNADPEFAKFWDEKLRKDLRYLLNEQKKNPYKPLAN